The Haloplanus sp. CK5-1 genome segment CCATGGGGGCCGCGCTGGTCTCGCCGCTGCTGGACACGCTGACCGGCGTCTACGGCGTGGGCGAGGCCCGGATCGGCCTCGTGATGGCGGCCTTCACCGCCCCCGCCATCGTCGCCATCCCGCTCGTGGGGCTGGCGTCGGATCGCTACGGCCGGAAACCGATCCTCACGTCGGGGTTGGCGCTGTTCGGCGCGGCGGGCGTCGGCCTCGCGTTCACCGCCGACTTCCGGACGACCGTCGCCCTCCGCCTCCTGCAGGGCGTCGGTTACACCGGCATCGCACCGATCCTCATCGCCGCCACGGGCGACCTCTTCGCCGGCGACCGCGAGGCGACCGCACAGGGGCTGCGCTTCACCACGGTCGGCCTCTCGCTCGCCGTCTTTCCCGTTCTGGCGGGACTGCTCGTCTCCCTCGCGTGGCAGTACCCCTTCTACCTGTTCGCGCTGGGACTGCCGGCGGCGGCGGTCGTCCACGTCCACTTCGAGGAGTCGGCGGCCGACGCCGGCGACGACGAACGCGCCACCGGCCTCGACCTGCGGGGACTCGCCGGCGTCGTCCGCGACCCGCGGATCGGACTGGTGCTCGTCGGGCGGACCGTCCCGTCGGTTCTCTGGTTCGGCTTCCTGACGTACAACTCGATCGTGGTCGTCCGACTGCTCGGCGGGACGCCCGGGGCCGCGGGAACGCTGGTCGGCCTCACGAGCGTCGCGAGTTCCGTCGGCGGGACACAGGTGGGGCGACTCACCGCCGCCTTCGACACCCGGCGCACGCCGTTGCTCGTCGGAACCGCCGTCTCGGGGGTCGGACTCGCCGCCGTCGCCCTCGCCCCGTCGCTCCCCGTCGCTGGCGTCGGCTCGCTCGTCGTCGGCGCGGGGTTCGGCGTCGTGCTGACGCTCTACCGGAGCACTATCTCGACGCTCGCGCCCCCCCGACACCGGGGATCGCTCGTCAGCGTCGGCGAGTCCGCCGGCCGGACCGGAAGCACCCTCGCGCCGGTCGTCATGGGTGGTCTGGTCGCCTTCGCCACGCCGCGATACGGCTTCGGTGTCGCCGTCCGCGGGACGCTCCTAGCCGTCGCCGTCGGGAGCGTCGTCGTCGGGACGGCCTGCGTTCTGCTCGCCGATCCGGGCGACGGCGACCACTAACTTCGCAAACCGGTCTTTGGCGCGGCCTGCCGTGGACCGTGACGCATGGTAGTCGACGACCGGGACCAACTCGTGGCGACACTCCGGACGGAGGCGGGCGACGCTCTCGGGGTCGTCGCCACGTACGGCGCCGACGGCTACGAGGCGTTCTACGTGCGCTCGGACGTCTCGCGGCTATCGCGGATGACCTCCACGACGACCTGGCGGCGTTCCAGTTCGTCGGCGGGGACGTCTCCGGTCCGTTCGTCAGCATCGACGCCGACGCCGACGTCTCCCTCGCGTCGTTCGCCGAGACGTGCAAGTCGCAGGTGACCTGACCGGGAGCGCCACGCCTTTTGCCGGCGGGCGGCGAGCGCCGGTATGCCCGACCCCGGAAAGATCGACCGCGACTTCTTCGAGACGCACGTCCGTCCGAACCTCGGGGCGGACCGGAACGACGTGCGCCTGGGGCCGACGCCCGGCGTCGACTTCGGCCTGATCGACGTCGGCGGCCGCGTCCTCGCTCTCGCGACCGATCCCGTCTCCATCCTGCCCGACCTCGGCCTCGCGCGCGCCGGCCGGTTCGCCCTCGACGTCGTCCTCGCGGACGTGGCCGTCAGCGGCCTGCCACCCGCCCACCTCGCGATTTCGTTCTCACTCCCACCGACGATGACCGACGACGAGTTCGCGACCGTCTGGGAGGCGATCAACGAGGAGGCGTCGGATCTGGGCGTGAGCGTCGTCACCGGCCACACGGCGCGCTACGACGGGTGTTCGTTCCCGTGGGTCGGTGGCGCGACGGCGCTCGCCGTGGGCGACCCCGCGGACGTGATCCGACCCGACGGGGCGCGACCGGGTGACGACCTCCTCGTGACGCGTGGCCCGGCCGTCGAGACGACCGGCCTCCTGACGACGCTGTTCCCCGACGGGGTCGACCTGCCGCCCGAGACGCTGGCGACGGCACGGGCGCGCCTCGACGAGGCGAGTTGTGTCCGGGACGCGATGACCGCCGCGGCCGCCGGATCGGTGACCGCGATGCACGACGCCACCGAAGGCGGCCTGCACGGCGCGTTCGCGGAGGTGGCAGCGAGCGCGGGCGTTCGACTCGCGGTCGAGCGCGACCGCGTGCCGATCCGACCGGGGGTCGAGGAGACGTGTGCTGCCCTCGGGATCGATCCGTGGACGGCCACGACGTCGGGGTCGCTCGTCCTCGCCGTCGACCCCGCGGGGACCGACGCCGTGATCGCGGCGCTCGACGACCGGGGGACGGCCGTCGAGCGTGTCGGGCGGGTCACCGAGGGCGAGGGCGCGTACGTCGATGGCGACCGGATCGAGGCGCCAGCGGTCGACGCCTCGTGGGCGGCTTACGCGCGGCTGTCGTCCTCGACCTGAACCGCGAGTTCGTCGAACCCGTCGCCGGTGTACCGGTAGGCGCGGATCGCGTCGGGCGGGGAGACGATGGCGTAGACGTACCCCGTCCACGTCGCCCGCGCCCGGTCGGTCGCGCTCGGGACCGGCGCGCTCTCGGGGTGGGAGTGGTAGAAGCCAACCACCTCGTCGCCGTCGGCCTCGACGGCGTCGACGGCGGCCATCGTCGCCTCAGGGTCGAGTTCGTACCGCGAGCGGGGGTGGTCCGCGACGTTCGGGACGCGCCGGGTCGCGGTCGCCCGGTCGGGGGCACGCCCCCCGACGAGTACGCCACACACCTCCTCTGGGGGGTCGCGGTCGGCTCCCTCGACCGCGTGGTCGAGGAGCGCGTCCCGGACGAGCGACGAGAGCCGGAGGGTATCAGTCGAAGTCACGGCGGAGCGCGATCTCGAACCACGGACAGAGCCGGAGTTGCCGGTACGCTTGCGGGTTGGCGTGGAGGTGGTCGTAGTCGACCCAGAGGCGGCCGGCGACCTCCTCGGTGTCGGGGTCGAGGCGAACGTCGTCGAGGGTCAGTTTCAACACCGCACACATCTCCCACTCCAGGCCCGCGTTCTCGTAGTAGCGCTTGTACTCGAACTTGTCCGTCACCCGGAGGTCGCCGTACTGGTCGGACGTGACGCCGAGTTCGTCGACCAGACGGTTTCGGGCGGCCTCCTTCTGTCCCTGCCCCGGTCGGGGGTGGGAGGCGACGGTGCCGTCCCAGTGGGTGTCCCAGAGGCGCTTTCCGGGGGCGCGCTGTGCGAGCAGGACCCGCCCCTGGCCGTCGAAGACGAGGGCGGTGAAGGCGCGGTGGCGGACGCCGTCGCCCGTGTGGGCGTCGAGTCGGTTGACGGTCCCCTGCTCACGGTCGTCGGCGTCGACGGCGATGACTTCCTGTTCGGCGTTGGGGTGTGCGCCGGCCGCCTCGGCGTCGCCCCCATCGTTCGCGCTCATGTGTGCCGTGTCGACGGGGAGGCTAATGGCGTCTTCGGTGCTAGGCGAGGCCGGTCGCCGACGCGTACTGGACGGCGAACAGCGTGGCGTTGTAGAGACCGTGGACGACTGCGGGGACGACCAGGTTGTGCGTCCGTTCGTACAGGTAGCCGAGGACGAGGCCGAGCGTCGCCGCGACGGCGATGTAGGCGAGTTGGCCGGTCCCGCCGCCGCCGAGGAGCGCGAAGATGTGGACGGAGCCAAAGAGGATGCTCGCCACGACGATGGCGACGCCGGGACCCCACGTCCGCCGGAGGATACCTTGCACGCCGCCCCGGAAGACGAGTTCCTCGAAGGGGCCGACCAGCAGGACGGCCACGGGGATCATGTAGAGGAAGTATCGGGGGTTCTGCTGTCCGGTGGCGACGACCTGGTTCTGGGCTGCCTGCACCTCGAGGACGGTCAGCAGGCGGGCCATGACCACCTGCGCGACGACGAGGACGACGAGACCGCCGACGATCAGGCCGAGGTGCCGGAGCGTCGGAACACGGACCTCCACGAGGTCCCACTCGTCGGTGATGGCGAGGTAGCCGGCGACGGCGACGCCGAAACCCAGAAACTGTAGGACCGAGGCGGCGACCCGGTACTCCAGTCCGCCGGCCGTGACGACGCCAGCCGCGACCAGTCCGCCCGCCCCGAGGCCGGCGACGGCGGTGGCGGTGAGGAACACGGCGACGACCAGCAGGAGGCTCCGGAGCAAGTCGAGCAGACGGGGACCGGTCGGCGCTCGGGTTCGATCGGCGTCGGGCGAGAGGGGCCCGATCCGATCCCGGAGGAGGTAGTAGCCGACCGCACCGACGAGGCCGAGGAGGAGGGCCCCAACCGCGGGAGCGAGGGGGCGGTCGCTCCCGCGGAGCGTCGCGTCCTGGTGGACGAGCGACCCGAGGACGAGTCCGCCGAGCAGGTGGAGTATCCCCCCGACGACCACGAGGTCGTTGACCATACGAGGGCAAGTCGCCCCGGGAGTAAGTATCGTCGGATTCCGAGTCGAGGTCGGCCCGCTACTCGACGATCAGCCGCCGCTTCGCGCCGACCGCCTCGGCCTCCTCGAAGTCGCCGCCGCCGAGCAGACCGCGAGCGGCGCGTTTCCCCCACTCGACGGCGGGCTGGGTGAACGTCTCGACGCCGGCGAGTTCGCCGTACATGACACAGGCCGCCTCCATCCCGTAGAGGAGTTCGCCCAGTCCCCGCTCGTCGACGCGGTCGATTTCGATCCGGACGTTCGGGCAGTCGGCGGCGGCGAGGCTCGCCTCCGTCGCCCTGAACTCGGCGTCAAGCAGCTTGCCCAGACTCCCGCCCCCCAGATACGACAGGCCGTCGAGCTCCGTCTCCGGAATCGGGGCGTCGGGTCGCTCCCGCGGGCGGACGAGCGTCACGAGTTTGTCCCGCGGGCCGGCGCGGTAGAGCTGTAACTGGGAGTGCTGGTCGGTCGCACCGAGCGCGCGGGCGGGCGTCTGCCCGACGGCGTCCTTGCCGAGGCTCTCGGCCCACAGTTGGGCGAACCACTCCGCGAACGACTCCAAGGATTCGGCGTAGGGCATCACGGCGTTGACGCCCGCGCCGCGGCGTTCGAGGGCGTAGCAGGTCGCGCCGTAGGCGTAGGCGGGCGATTCGAACAGCGATCCGACAAGGCGGTCGGCCTCGTCGCGCGCGCCGGCGAGGAGGGCATCGAGGTCGGCGCCGGCGATGGCGGCGACGGGGAGCGCGACAGTCGAGAGCGCGGAGAAGCGACCGGGGACGCCCGCGGGCACGTCGAGCGCCGGCAGGTCGTGACGGTCGGCGAGGGCTCGGAGGTTGCCGTCGGGCCCGGTCGTGACGAGCGTGCGCTCGGCCCAGTCGACGCCCGCCCGGTCCATCGCCTCGCGGACGAGCAGGAAGTTCGACAACGTCTCGGCGGTCGTCCCGGACCGGGAGACGACGTGGACGACGGTGTCCGCGAGTGGGAGCGAGTCGAGGAGTGCGGTGACGGCCGCGGGGTCGACGTTGTCGAGGACGTGGTGGTCGACGGCGCCCCCGAGCGCCTCGGCGAGCGTCGCCGCGCCGAGGGCGCTCCCCCCGATACCGACGGTCAGGACCGCCTCGGGGTCGTCGAAGCGGTCGACCGCCGCGTGGACCGCCGCCGGATCGACGGTGTCGGGCAGGTTCAGCGCCGCGTAGCCGTGGTCGGCGTCGGCGCGGCCGCGCTCGATGCGGTCGTGGGCGTCGGCGACGCGGTCGTCGAGGCGTTCGAGCGATCCTCGCGTCAGGCGGGGTTCGCCTCCGAGTGCGTTGCCGATATCGACGTGCATACCCGAAGGGTGGCGGCGGGCGGTAAAACGATTTCTCGTTAGATCCCGCCCCACCGCAGGTACACCATCACGACGACGATGGCGAGTTGGAAGAGTCCCTGTAGGCCGCTCAGGCGGGCGTTTCGCATCCCGATCCGGCTGATCACGTCCGAGTCCGGATCGCCCGAGGCCAACTGGAGGTAGATGCGCACCTCGCCGGGGAGCAGGACGCCGAAGCCGAGAACCGTGAGGACGGTCACGATGGCGAGTGTCAGCAGGATCGTCGGGGAGGTCATGCCGAACGTGGAGGCCGTGACCGCGAGGTAGGCACCGCCGCCCAGCAGGGCGACGGCGAAGGCGACGATCCACCGTGGATCGTCGAAGGCGTCGAACTGCCAGCCCAGAATCAGGAGGGCGGGCACGGTCGTCGCGAGGGTCAGGATGGCGATCCACGCCTCCGCGTACGGAAAGACGCCGATCCGGTCGGCGAGCGTGACGCCGCCGAAGATGGTGACTAAGGCGAGCGACGGCATCAGAAACGCCATCTTGGGCGTGAACCGTTCGAAGACGCTGGCGCGCTCCTCGACCGACAGGCCGCCGAGCACCGGCCCGAGGACCGCGGCCATGAACAGGTCGATCCCCGTCCACAGCACGCCGGCCATCACGTGGACGTACGTGTGCTGGGCGACCGACGCGAACAGGAGCGCGTAGACCAGTGCGGCGACCGGGACGGCGACGGCACCGACCGCAAAGGCCGGATTCGCTCGCCGTCCCATTCCCCGAACCGTCTCTCGGATCGTCGCGGTCATCGACGGGAGGGACTCGCCGGCCGAGTAAAAAACGCCCGGGCGGTTACACCACCACGCCGTCCTGCAGGAGGGTGATCAACACCGTCAGGACGGGGACGCTCGCGAGCGTCGTGACGAAGATGACCATGGTGAGATACTCCGACGCGGACACCCCCTCGCGGTCGGCCACGTCGCTGTACGAGAGGGTGAGTGCGAGGGGGATGAGGGCGACGGGGGTCGCACACAGGAGGACGAACACACGGGCGACTGCGACGTCGCCGAACGACCCGAGCGCGAGCGCGACTGCGAGGCCGACGGCCGGCGCGACGACGAGTTTGATGATCGACGGGCGGATCGCCCGGACGACCCCCCCGGACTCCAGTTCCGAGAGTTGGACGCCGACGATGACGAGCATCAGGGGAATGGAGGCGTCGCCGACGAGGCTGACCGTGGTCATGAAGGTTCCCCCAGTCGGGGGAGCGACGCCGAGCACCCGAATGAGGCCGGCGGCGGCGATAGCGTACACGAGCGGCAGCCGGAAGATCTCCTTGACCGCGCCGATCCCGGCCCGCCCGCCGCCCCGGGAGGCGACGTAGACGCCGAGGGTGTACATGAGAAACGCCTGTGCGGTGATGTAGATGACGGCGGTCGTCCGGCCGATGTCGCCGAAGGAGAACTCCGCGAGCGGGATGCCGTAGAAACCGGCGTTGGGGAGTGCGCCCGCCAGCACGTCCGCGCTCCGGTAGGGTTCCGGGACGCCGAGGACGCGGTCCGCGACTTCGGAGAAGAGCATCATGGCGACGACGAACAGGCCGACGCCGGCGAAGATCCGGGCGACCGTGTCGCCGCTCAGCGTCGTCGTGACGATACTGTGGAAGATGAGCGCGGGGAGAAACAGGTAGAGCGCGACGTCGTTCAGCGGATCGACGTCGAGGTCGACCGCCAACGACAGCACGTAGCCAAGCGCCATCACCGAGACGATCGGGAGCACCGCGGAGGTGAACGCCGAGACGAGTGACACATGCCCCGCCTCGCCACGCTGAAGACTGAATCCCGCTGTGGGAGCAAGGGCTTCCGGTATCCGAAAGTAAAGGACAGGTTTCAAGCGCGGCCTTCGCCAACCACGCGGTATGTACGACCGACTCAAGGGCTTTCGCGATTTCTACCCCGAGGAGATGGCCGCACGGCGGGCGGTCACCGACGTGCTGGAGGAGACCGCGCGTGGGTACGGGTTCCGCGAGATCGGTACGCCGACGCTGGAGCCAGTCGACCTCTACACCGACAAGAGCGGCGAGGACATTGTCGAGGAACTGTACGCCTTCGAGGACAAGGGTGGTCGCCACGTCGCCATGACACCCGAACTGACGCCGACGGTCGCGCGGATGGTCGTCGCGAAGGGCCAGGAGCTCCAGAAGCCGATCAAGTGGATGTCGACCCGACCGTTCTGGCGGTACGAGCAGGTCCAGCAGGGGCGCTTCCGCGAGTTCTACCAGACGAACGTCGACGTCTTCGGGTCGAGCGAGCCGACTGCGGACGCCGAGATCCTGGCGTTCGCGGCCGACGCGCTGACGACCCTCGGTCTCTCGGGCGACGATTTCGACTTCCGTGTCTCTCACCGGGACCTCCTGAGCGGCCTCCTGCGGGCGTTCGACGCCGACGTACGGGTTCGAGAAGCGATCCGCGCGGTCGACAAATCGGAGAAGATCGACCCCGCGGAGTACTACGACCTGCTCTACGACGCCGGCCTCTCCTACGATCAGGCCGAGACGTTCGACGAGCTGCTCTCGACCGACGACCTCGACGACCTCACCGACTTCGCCGGCACGGACGACGTGGTCGACGCGGTGGCGAACCTCCGGGCGGTGCTCGACGCGGCCGAGGACTTCGGCGTCCGCGAGTACTGCACGGTCTCGCTGGAGACGGCCCGGGGTCTCGACTACTACACGGGCACCGTCTTCGAGTGTTTCGACACGCAGGGCGAGGTGTCCCGGGCCGTCTTCGGCGGCGGCCGGTACGACGACCTCATCGAGAGCTACGGCGGCCAGCCCACCCCCGCGGTCGGCGTCGCACCCGGTCACGCCACTCTCTCCTTGCTCCTCCAGCGGGCGGGCGTCTGGCCCGACGAGGCGCTGTCGACGGACTACTACGTCCTCTCGGTGGGCGACACGCGGCCGACCGCCGCGCGGGTGGCCCGCGACCTGCGAGAGCGGGGCCACGTCGTCGAGACGGACCTCGGCGACCGGAGCTTCGGGGCGCAGATGTCCTACGCCGACGGCATCAACGCCGAGACGGTCGTCATCGTCGGCGAGCGCGACCTGGAGAACGGCGAAGTGACCGTCAAGGAGATGGCGAGCGGCGACCAGACCACCGCACCGGTCGAGGAGTTCCCGGGCGACCGGGACCGGCCGACCTACGGCGACTTCGCGTAGGGGTTAACTGCCGGGCAACCCGACCTCCGTCGATGCCGACCCGTGCCTTCCGCCTCGCGTACGACGGCCGGCCGTACTCGGGCTTTCAGCGCCAACCGGACGTGCCGACCGTCGAGGACGCCCTCTTCGACGCCCTGCGGGACCTCGACGTCCTCGCGGGGGACGCCGACACGCCGCCGAACTACGCCGCCGCGGGACGGACCGACGCGGGCGTCTCGGCGCTCGCTCAGACGGTTGCCTTCGAGGCACCGGCGTGGCTCACGCCCGCGGCGTTCAACGGGACGCTGCCGGCGGCGGTGCGGGCATGGGCGAGCGCCGACGTGAGCGAGGGGTTCCACGCCACCCGCGACGCGACCCGGCGCACGTACCGCTACCACTGCTACGCACCGACGCTCGACGACGGCCGCGTCCGGGCTGCGCTCGACCGCCTCGGCGGGGAACACGACTTCCATAACTGTACGACCGACGACGACGGGACCGTCCGCCGCCTCGAAACGGGCTGTCGGCGCGACGGCGACTTCCTCGTTTTGACGCTGTCGGCGGGCGGGTTCGCCCGGCACATGGTCCGCCGGATCGTCTCGCTCGTCCGGGCGGTGGGGTGTGGCGCGAGCGACCTCGATCGAATCGACCGGGTGTTGGGGCCGGATCCGATCGACGGGGCGGCGGGGGTCGCGACCGCCCCGGCGACGCCGCTCGTCCTCGCCGACGTGACGTATCCGAACGTCGGGTTCGAGCCCGATCCCGACGCCGTCGAGAGCGCACGCGGGGTGTTCGACGAGCGACGCGTGACTGCGATGACGGCCGCGCGGGTCGTCGACGACCTCCGTGGCGGAATCGGGGAATGAGCGACGGGCGGGCGCTACCCGACGACGTAAAACGGTGGGGCGTGTAGCCGGCCCCATGTCAGCGCGCACTGCCGTCGTACTCTCCGGGGGACGGTCGACCCGGTTCGGCGACGACGACAAGGCGGTCGCCGACCTCGCGGGGACGCCGATGATCCGCCGGGTCGTCGACCGGGTCGCACCCGCGGTGGACGCCGTCGTGGTCAACTGCCGCGAAAAACAGGTCGGGGCGATCCGGGCGACACTGGAGGGGGTCGATCTCCCCGTCTCGTTCGCGGAGGACGAGTACCCCGACGAGGGGCCGATGGCGGGGATGGCGACGGGTCTGCGGGCCGTCGAGACCGAGTACGCCTTCGTCGTCGCCTGCGACATGCCGTTCGTCGAGGCCGATTTCGTCGACTACCTGTTCGAGCGAGCGGCGGGCCACGACGCCGCGGTCCCCCGGCCGGAGCAGTGGTTCGAGACGACCCACGCCGTCTACCGGGCGGCGGCGATGGCCGACGCTTG includes the following:
- a CDS encoding CPBP family intramembrane glutamic endopeptidase translates to MVNDLVVVGGILHLLGGLVLGSLVHQDATLRGSDRPLAPAVGALLLGLVGAVGYYLLRDRIGPLSPDADRTRAPTGPRLLDLLRSLLLVVAVFLTATAVAGLGAGGLVAAGVVTAGGLEYRVAASVLQFLGFGVAVAGYLAITDEWDLVEVRVPTLRHLGLIVGGLVVLVVAQVVMARLLTVLEVQAAQNQVVATGQQNPRYFLYMIPVAVLLVGPFEELVFRGGVQGILRRTWGPGVAIVVASILFGSVHIFALLGGGGTGQLAYIAVAATLGLVLGYLYERTHNLVVPAVVHGLYNATLFAVQYASATGLA
- a CDS encoding isopentenyl-diphosphate Delta-isomerase, yielding MSANDGGDAEAAGAHPNAEQEVIAVDADDREQGTVNRLDAHTGDGVRHRAFTALVFDGQGRVLLAQRAPGKRLWDTHWDGTVASHPRPGQGQKEAARNRLVDELGVTSDQYGDLRVTDKFEYKRYYENAGLEWEMCAVLKLTLDDVRLDPDTEEVAGRLWVDYDHLHANPQAYRQLRLCPWFEIALRRDFD
- the hisS gene encoding histidine--tRNA ligase, which codes for MYDRLKGFRDFYPEEMAARRAVTDVLEETARGYGFREIGTPTLEPVDLYTDKSGEDIVEELYAFEDKGGRHVAMTPELTPTVARMVVAKGQELQKPIKWMSTRPFWRYEQVQQGRFREFYQTNVDVFGSSEPTADAEILAFAADALTTLGLSGDDFDFRVSHRDLLSGLLRAFDADVRVREAIRAVDKSEKIDPAEYYDLLYDAGLSYDQAETFDELLSTDDLDDLTDFAGTDDVVDAVANLRAVLDAAEDFGVREYCTVSLETARGLDYYTGTVFECFDTQGEVSRAVFGGGRYDDLIESYGGQPTPAVGVAPGHATLSLLLQRAGVWPDEALSTDYYVLSVGDTRPTAARVARDLRERGHVVETDLGDRSFGAQMSYADGINAETVVIVGERDLENGEVTVKEMASGDQTTAPVEEFPGDRDRPTYGDFA
- the mobA gene encoding molybdenum cofactor guanylyltransferase translates to MSARTAVVLSGGRSTRFGDDDKAVADLAGTPMIRRVVDRVAPAVDAVVVNCREKQVGAIRATLEGVDLPVSFAEDEYPDEGPMAGMATGLRAVETEYAFVVACDMPFVEADFVDYLFERAAGHDAAVPRPEQWFETTHAVYRAAAMADACETALEAGEERIVAPLFDLDFVVVDAEAVRDHGHPRTFENCNTKTDFEDAERRLE
- a CDS encoding MFS transporter codes for the protein MGLAARFVGDDADVVSDPRFRVLLLGSVVSPMGAALVSPLLDTLTGVYGVGEARIGLVMAAFTAPAIVAIPLVGLASDRYGRKPILTSGLALFGAAGVGLAFTADFRTTVALRLLQGVGYTGIAPILIAATGDLFAGDREATAQGLRFTTVGLSLAVFPVLAGLLVSLAWQYPFYLFALGLPAAAVVHVHFEESAADAGDDERATGLDLRGLAGVVRDPRIGLVLVGRTVPSVLWFGFLTYNSIVVVRLLGGTPGAAGTLVGLTSVASSVGGTQVGRLTAAFDTRRTPLLVGTAVSGVGLAAVALAPSLPVAGVGSLVVGAGFGVVLTLYRSTISTLAPPRHRGSLVSVGESAGRTGSTLAPVVMGGLVAFATPRYGFGVAVRGTLLAVAVGSVVVGTACVLLADPGDGDH
- the truA gene encoding tRNA pseudouridine(38-40) synthase TruA; protein product: MPTRAFRLAYDGRPYSGFQRQPDVPTVEDALFDALRDLDVLAGDADTPPNYAAAGRTDAGVSALAQTVAFEAPAWLTPAAFNGTLPAAVRAWASADVSEGFHATRDATRRTYRYHCYAPTLDDGRVRAALDRLGGEHDFHNCTTDDDGTVRRLETGCRRDGDFLVLTLSAGGFARHMVRRIVSLVRAVGCGASDLDRIDRVLGPDPIDGAAGVATAPATPLVLADVTYPNVGFEPDPDAVESARGVFDERRVTAMTAARVVDDLRGGIGE
- a CDS encoding AIR synthase family protein; translated protein: MPDPGKIDRDFFETHVRPNLGADRNDVRLGPTPGVDFGLIDVGGRVLALATDPVSILPDLGLARAGRFALDVVLADVAVSGLPPAHLAISFSLPPTMTDDEFATVWEAINEEASDLGVSVVTGHTARYDGCSFPWVGGATALAVGDPADVIRPDGARPGDDLLVTRGPAVETTGLLTTLFPDGVDLPPETLATARARLDEASCVRDAMTAAAAGSVTAMHDATEGGLHGAFAEVAASAGVRLAVERDRVPIRPGVEETCAALGIDPWTATTSGSLVLAVDPAGTDAVIAALDDRGTAVERVGRVTEGEGAYVDGDRIEAPAVDASWAAYARLSSST
- a CDS encoding desampylase; protein product: MTSTDTLRLSSLVRDALLDHAVEGADRDPPEEVCGVLVGGRAPDRATATRRVPNVADHPRSRYELDPEATMAAVDAVEADGDEVVGFYHSHPESAPVPSATDRARATWTGYVYAIVSPPDAIRAYRYTGDGFDELAVQVEDDSRA
- a CDS encoding glucose-6-phosphate isomerase; the encoded protein is MHVDIGNALGGEPRLTRGSLERLDDRVADAHDRIERGRADADHGYAALNLPDTVDPAAVHAAVDRFDDPEAVLTVGIGGSALGAATLAEALGGAVDHHVLDNVDPAAVTALLDSLPLADTVVHVVSRSGTTAETLSNFLLVREAMDRAGVDWAERTLVTTGPDGNLRALADRHDLPALDVPAGVPGRFSALSTVALPVAAIAGADLDALLAGARDEADRLVGSLFESPAYAYGATCYALERRGAGVNAVMPYAESLESFAEWFAQLWAESLGKDAVGQTPARALGATDQHSQLQLYRAGPRDKLVTLVRPRERPDAPIPETELDGLSYLGGGSLGKLLDAEFRATEASLAAADCPNVRIEIDRVDERGLGELLYGMEAACVMYGELAGVETFTQPAVEWGKRAARGLLGGGDFEEAEAVGAKRRLIVE
- a CDS encoding AEC family transporter, with protein sequence MSLVSAFTSAVLPIVSVMALGYVLSLAVDLDVDPLNDVALYLFLPALIFHSIVTTTLSGDTVARIFAGVGLFVVAMMLFSEVADRVLGVPEPYRSADVLAGALPNAGFYGIPLAEFSFGDIGRTTAVIYITAQAFLMYTLGVYVASRGGGRAGIGAVKEIFRLPLVYAIAAAGLIRVLGVAPPTGGTFMTTVSLVGDASIPLMLVIVGVQLSELESGGVVRAIRPSIIKLVVAPAVGLAVALALGSFGDVAVARVFVLLCATPVALIPLALTLSYSDVADREGVSASEYLTMVIFVTTLASVPVLTVLITLLQDGVVV